Within Sorangiineae bacterium MSr11367, the genomic segment TCGCGGCGCCTTCACCGCCGACGGGGCCGTCGCCGTGGCAGGAATGGCCGTTGGGCAAGACCAAGAAGCGGCGCGCTCGCGTGCGCTGACGTACCTCTCCAATCTCTTTGCCAAATCGTTGGTCACCGCCGACATCGGCGCCGAAGTGCCGCTTTATCGATTGCTCGATACGACCCGCGCGTTTGCCACCGAAAAGCTGGCGGCCGTGGGCGATGGTCAATGGGAGGGGGCTGCGACCCGCCATGCGGAGTACGTCCTCTCCGCGCTTCACGCCGCGGAGCTCGAATGGGAGGGCTCGGACCCCAAGGTTTGGGCCGATCGGCATCGACACCTGATCGATGACCTTCGCGGCGCGCTCCAATGGGCGACCTCCGAGACCGGCGATCTGGCGATCAGCGCGAAGCTGATGGCCGATTCTTCGCTGCTTTGGATTTCCCTCTCGCTGCTCGACGAATATGGGCAACGCCTGGAGAGCACGTTCGAGAGGCTCACCAACGCCACCGTTTTCATCGATCCCGCCATTTCGGTTCGCCTATGGGACGTGCTCGGGCACACGACATTTCATACGAGCGGCCGCATGGAAACCGTGGCCATTGCCTTTCGCGCGTCGCTCGAGGCCGCGCAGCGCGCAGGGCTCGTCGATGAACAACTGCGCGCACTCTGGGGATTGCACGTTTGCCTCACGCACAACGGTGACTATTGGGAGTCTCTCGCGACACTGGAGAGATTCGCCACCCTGGCCTCGAAGCTCGAAGATCCGGGGGTCTCGCTCACCTATCGCAGAATGGCCGCTCTCGTGTTTCACTACTCGGGTGACCAGGCAGCGGCACGCAGCCACGTGGAGCGTTTGCTCGCGCATGCGAGCAGTCCGACGTGCAAGGTTCGCCATCGCGGGGTCCAACACGATGTGCGAGCCGGGGCGCGGAAGATGCTCGCCCTCGTTCTCTGGCTTCAAGGCTTTCCCGACCACGCGCGCGAGCGTGTTCTCGAGTCGGTCGAGCTATCGCGGTCGCTCGGTCAAGCCATCCCATTGTGCTTTTCCCTCGCCATTGGCGCCATTCCCATTGCGTTCTGGACGGGCGACCGCGCTACGGCCGAGGAGTACACGGCGTCGCTTCTCACCTGCTCTCTCGAGCACTCGATGGTCATGTGGCAGACCTACGCGGAAAGCTATCAGGCCATCTTGCAGGGAAAGGTGAATCCGCTCCCCGAGCCCAACGTGGGGGCGCACCTTCTGGAAATCATGGCGACGATGGATGCGTCGTTCGCAAGCGAAACCGTGCTCGCGCGCGCGGACGAGGGCCGCGCAGGATGGTCCACCCCCGAGCTGCTCCGCATCCGTGCCTCGCGGATTCTCGCGCGGGGCGATGCCGCGCGGGATTCCGAGGCCGAAGCCGTCCTGAAAACCTCGCTCGAGATCGCGCGGCGGCAGCGCGCCCTGGCCTGGGAGCTCCGATCGGCGACGACCCTCGCCGAACTATGGATTCGCCGGGACCGCCGCGCCGAGGCGTTTGCGCTGCTCTCGGCGGTGCACGGTCGTTTCACCGAAGGCTTCGACACGCCCGATTTGGTTCGCGCCGCCGCCGTCCTTCGAGACGCCTCGTAAAGGCGCCGAGCCGGCATCGCCCGCACGCGATGCCGGCTGCGATTCCCATTCAGCTGCCCGACGGCAATTCCTCGCTCCGAATGGGCTCCAGGCGCGGAGACAACAGGTGGATGCTGACAATGGCCAGCGTGTACGCCATGGGCGGCAGGAGAAGCAGGACATAATAGCCACTGGGCCCCATGGCCTGAAGCACGGTGCCAGCCAATTGCGCAATGAAGATGCCGCCGATCGCTCCGCCCATGCCACCGAATCCGACCACCGATCCGACAGCCTTGGTCGGGAACAAGTCGGAGGTAAGCGTAAATAGATTGGCCGAAAATCCTTGGTGACCGGCGGTGGCCAAGCCGATGAGCAAGACGGCGGTCCACGTCGACCCCACATTGGCGGCAAAGACGATGGGCGGCACCAGGCACGCGCAGAGGATCATGGCGACCTTCCGCGATCGGTTGATGGTCCATCCGCGACGAATGAAGGTCGACGAGAGCCAGCCTCCGAAGATGCTACCGACGTCGGAGATGAGGTAGATGGTGACCAGCGGAAGGCCGATCTTGTTCAAGGTGAGGCCGTACTTCTGATTCAGCAAACTGGGCACCCAGAACAGGTAGAGCCACCAGATCGGGTCGATGAGAAATTTGCCAATGGCAAAGGCCCAAGTTTGTCGCCACGGCAGCAGGCGCACCCACGGAATCTTCGGGTAGTTCGGCACAGGATCGCTCTTGATCCACGCCATTTCCGTTTCGCTGATCTTCGGGTGCTCCTCGGGCGGATGGTATTTGGCCAGCCACAATCCGGCCCATAGCAGCGCCAAGATACCCGTCACCACGAACGACGCCCCGATGCCGAACGCAGGCACGATCATCGGGAGCATCAATGGGGTGACGATGGCGCCCACGTTGGTGCCCGAATTGAAAAGGCCCATGGCAAAGGCCCTCTCTCGTTTGGGGAACCAATGCGCAATCACCTTCACCGCGGCGGGAAACATGCCCGCCTCGCCGATTCCAAGGCCGAACCGGGCCATCTTGAAGCCGACCACCGACGTGGCGAGGACGTGCCCCGTGGCGGCGAGTCCCCATATCGTGGCGGCGATGGCGAAGCCGATCTTCGTGCCGACCTTGTCCATGAGCCAGCCCATGGACAGCATGCCCATGGCGTACGCCACCTGGAACCAAAAGACGATGTTGCCATAGTCCTTTTCGCTCCAGCCATAGAGCTTCGTCAGGTCGGGCTTGAGCACCCCGATGACCTGCCGGTCCACGTAATTGATCGTGGCGGCGAGGAAGAGGATGAAACAGATCGTCCAGCGGTAACGCCCAACGGTGAGAGCAAAGGCTCCGAGCTGTTGGCCGATTCCGGCGGGAGACACTTGTGCGCCCGTTTTTTCGCGAGCACCGATATTCCGAATCGCGTCGGCGTCTTGCATCGAACTACTCTCCGGTCAACGAGCGTGAGATCGTCATACAGTTGGCCATTTGACAGCCTGCCCCATCTGTTATGGCTAACGAAGTATCGGTACATTGGCAAGCGTTATTGACACCGGTTACCTTAGCCTTATTTTGACGCATCACGTCGATCGTGGACCCCTCGAAGAAACCCGCGTGATTGGGACCATCATTGGGCAGGATTGGCGTCCATTGGTCGCCATGACGACGAGCCTACGTTCGAACGATCTTCGTGGCCGCCTCCGCCCGGTCGGACCGGGCAGCCGTCGGAGCGTAGGTCGCGAGGGTTTGCACGTTCTCCTTGGGCACGGCGCTGACCATGCGGGCAAGGACGCGGTAGGCCTCGACGAAGAAGTCGAATCGGGTGGTCATGTGAAGAGCAACACTCCATTCTGGTATCCGCCGCTGGGCGTCTTTGGCTCGTTGGCGATGGCCAAGGGGCTGGCCGCCGCTCTCGACGGCGTCATTCTTGATCCTCAAGGGCCCCGGCTGCTCCCGATTCGAGACATCGAGGAGCCACTGCCCGCGGGCGGACGCGCGGCCATCGCCAAGCATATCGTTTGCCCGATGTCGGACTCGGATGATGGCGCCATGTGGGTGACCACGTGCGGGATGAAACGTTTTGGACTACCGAACCTCGAGATGCGCTCCGTCCCGCCGAACTTGGACTCCATCGACGTCGTCATGAACGCCGTTGCGCACCGCGTGTTGTTCGGAGCTTTCAAGCAGCAGCACGAATCGGGACATACGTTAGCGGAGATCGTCATTCCCTCCGAGATATCGATTACACAACACGATATGGTCGACGCGTTCGGCGGGGGCCGCGCGGCGGGCGGCAAGACCAGAGTCGGACTCTCCTTCGATGGGAAAGGGCGTGGAGCGATGGAGCCCTTGATCACGATCCGCCCGCCCGCGTCGTTCACGGGTGAGCTCGGGGAGTGGTACTACCAGATGCTGGACGAGTTCTTGGAGATACCTCCCGCTCCAGCACCGGTCGTTCCATCGTCCGGAGACGATGCATTGAAACGAGCTCACGAGCGCGCCGTCCGCGAGTGGCCCGATGTGAGGGAGCGATTCCTCCGCGAGCTCCCACCGACGCGGAAGCTCCTCGTCAAGCGTGGTTTCCCCAAGCAAGGCGGTGGCTCCGAGTTCATGTGGGTGGCCGTCGTTGCCGTGCAAAACGGGCAGATCACGGGCATGCTGGCAAATGACAGCGCGTACCAGAACGACCTACGAGCCGGAAAGCGTGTCACCTTCGACGAAGGAGAGCTCTTCGACTGGATGTTGGTCGACGGCGACCGCCGCGAAGGCGGCTATTCGAACGAGGCACTTCTCCGCCACTGACGCAACCATGGCGTCGTGACGGTTCTCTTCCTCTTCTCGACAAAGCGCAAAATGCCACGTTGACCAATGGCGTATCGCCCGACGACAATCTGTCAGGCGCAGTGGGTCGCGGTGCAGCCGTTTCTCGATGAATCGCAAATATTGGCGCCATTCGCACACGGCACGTGCCGTGCTTGGAGGATCGGCTATGACCTCAGTTCATCGGGGTGTGAACATCACCCGCTTCCTCTCGGCACTCATCCTGCTCGCATGCTGTGGACTTGCGTCCTGCAGCGCTGGCACGAATTCACCGCAGACACCTGCGAAAGCCGCGGCTTTGACGGGCAGCGGGTCGGTAGCACGAGAGGACCAGAAGAAACAAGTCTTCGTCGAGATCGCGGTCTTCCGCGTGAACCGTGATTTCCCCGGTTTGCAACCCGGCCCGGACGATGGAAGCACGCTGGCCACTCGGCTCGAGGACCCGCGCATCACCCTCGTCTCCACCCCGCACATCATGGCGGTCGATGGACATCGGGCCAGCCTCTCGATGGGCACGGATCGCATTCCTGGAACGAAGCTCGTCGTCACCGCGACCATCACCCCCCGCAACGACATCGACGTCGACTTGGACTTGCTCCTCACCGAACCGACCGGGCCCGCGAGTACGCGACGGCTCGAGCGCAAAATGACGGTGACCGTGGGCGATCATCGACCGTTCGTCGGCGCCTTGCAGGCCGTTCCCGCCGACCCCGGCGAACGATGGGCCTTTACGCTCGACGCACGGATCATTCGCAACCAAGCGGACTTGCGCCAAATCTGGGATGAAAAACAGAAGGAACGCGATGAAAGCCTCCGCCGCGCCAAAGACGGATGAGCGTCGAGTTCGAGTCGGCCGACTTTCTCTCTGATTGGTACCAAGTTTTGACGCCGTTGCCTCTCGGCGGGGGCACCGCAAGCCCCTGGGTCACCGACGGTCAACGGTGCGAGTCCTCCAACCCAGTCGCCATGATGCAGACGAGGGCAGCTGCGAACTACCGGTTACGCCGGAAATTCAACGCTTGCTCGTCGAGGTGGACGACTATTCACCGCGCCCTTCCCAAGGGCCGGCCCGCACCAATCCATTCGCCTCACGCCTGCTCGATGCCGTTGCATCGAGAAATCTCGATATCGAGCGCGTGGTGCCGCTGCACGGCCGCGTCGCATCGTTCGCCGAGTTCGTGGCGACCGCGCGCTCCGAAAAAGCAGAGTGACCACATTTGATCGGCAGCCCGAATCATCACCGCAGAATGCCTGTCTTTCGAGCTCGTTTCCTGTCGATCCGGCCGTCGGCATGAACCGCGACCAGCCCAGCCGAAAGCCGTTCGCTGCCGAGGACACGTTCACCTTTGGGCCAAATCTGAACGAGCAGCTTGCTGGCTTTGTCGAAAACGACCGAATCCCCTGGGCCAAGAACAAGGTCCGGTAACGGCAATGCGCCTCTGATCGTGCAACACCAGGTCGTTCTTCGGTCGAAGACTTTCGACCAAGTCGAAAATTCAGTTCCCGCGACGAGGGTCAAACCACCCAACTGCGTGGCGGCCCCCAGGGTAAAGGAGCTGACGCGTCCGTCCGCATCCAGGCCTATCGTCTCGTTCCCATCGATTGGAAAGCCGTCGAGGACGATGGCGCCGAGTGCGCCGTGCACGGAGTTGATTTTTCCCAAAGGTGTGAATGTGATTCGAGTATTCGACGATACAGAGATCCCGATAGGAAGGCGAAGCGACCTCTTTGCCACCGCCGCAACGAGCAGATCTTGCCGTCGCGGGTCAAGGTATTCCTCACCATTGAACAGCAGGAGCGTTCCGGAAGGCAGCAGGAGCTTTCCAATCGCGAGATCGCTGACGACTTTCGCCTCGAGAAGTCGCCCCTGCCAATTGCGCTTTGCGCCACGCACATCGAGCTTGGTCGCATTCTCCGCGAGCAGCGGGCAACGCACCTCGAAGGGGGCTGGTGGCAACAGGTTCCGTACCTGCTGGATCGCGTCGTTGGCGCACTCGTAGAGTGATGCGATCGCCGGCTGACTGAATGACTGTCCGAAGCAGGACGATTCCTCCTCGTCCGCCCCGATCCGAACCGGACGGACACAAACACCCTCCGGCTTGGTTGCCTCGAGGCTCCAATAGATGTCGATTTTTGCATCCAGCAGGTATCGACGGCGCTCGATCGGCAGAATCCACGCCAGGAAGACGGACCACTCGATCCCGTCGCTGGATATTCGAAGCCTGTAGCGGGTGGCGGCGGACGCCGCAACGGCCGCCAGGACGACCCCGAGCACGTAGTGGTAGTGGACCATCGTTGCGGGAACGTAGAAGTAAATGAGAGCGCCGATGCCCGCGGAGATCGCCGCGTTGGCCACGGCAGATATGTGATCGATCCCTGAGAACTCTCGGAGGTCGCCGTTGCTCAGTTTCGAGCGGTTCACAGGCATTTCGCACCGTTGAGCAGGCAAAAAATGCCATCCGCCGAGCAGGCGACATTTATTGGTCGCATGACCAAACAATAGAAAGGGACTGTTGCTGCGTCAAGGCTCGGGGCGCCGAATGTCGTCCTCGGGTTGACGGTCCTGCATCGCGGGTTTACGCGGACAAAAGCGCCGCCTACCTGGCGGGCCGCGGCGTGACAACAGCATCCCTCGTGCAGGCCGGCTATATTCCTCGAACGTGGGAAGACCTCCGAACACCCGTGAACGGCGCGCGCAAATCGTCGACGCTTTACTGACTGTGATGGGGCGCGAAGGTTATGCCAGCGCCACCATCGCGAAGATCGCTCGGGAGGCGAGGCTCGCGCCGGGGTTGGTGCACTACCATTTCGAGAACAAGGAGGCGATTCTGGTGGAGGCGTTCCAAACGCTCGCGGCGCAGCTGGAGGCCCGTGCGACGGCTCGAATCGAGGCAGCTGGCAATGCTCCGCGCGAGCAGCTGATGGCGCTCATCGATGCGTAC encodes:
- a CDS encoding helix-turn-helix transcriptional regulator; translation: METSLASEQRKSGRAGYAFGAFRFDPTPRTLLLADEPVRLGARAFDILGVLLEHAGTVVTADELMARVWPDVVVDETNLRVQIGILRKALARGEGPRAIETVSRGYRFTMPVSRWDRSRAEPALNEGAAHNLPALIATTVGRSETITLLADSLAEQRLVTITGPGGIGKTTVAIAVAQRCLPRFSHGICFVDFSALSDAKFMASTIASALGIGVLASDPLAGLRSHLRGKQVLLVLDTCEHVVESVSRLAEALLSHLPELRILATSREVLRATGEWAHRLRPLAPPPTTTHADGLTAADALAYPAVDLFVQRARAGAGRFELQDADAPIVAAICRRLDGMPLAIEFAAARVGELGLREIAARLDDRFDVLVQGRRTALPRHKTLAATLDWSYHLLPLEERAMLQKLSVFRGAFTADGAVAVAGMAVGQDQEAARSRALTYLSNLFAKSLVTADIGAEVPLYRLLDTTRAFATEKLAAVGDGQWEGAATRHAEYVLSALHAAELEWEGSDPKVWADRHRHLIDDLRGALQWATSETGDLAISAKLMADSSLLWISLSLLDEYGQRLESTFERLTNATVFIDPAISVRLWDVLGHTTFHTSGRMETVAIAFRASLEAAQRAGLVDEQLRALWGLHVCLTHNGDYWESLATLERFATLASKLEDPGVSLTYRRMAALVFHYSGDQAAARSHVERLLAHASSPTCKVRHRGVQHDVRAGARKMLALVLWLQGFPDHARERVLESVELSRSLGQAIPLCFSLAIGAIPIAFWTGDRATAEEYTASLLTCSLEHSMVMWQTYAESYQAILQGKVNPLPEPNVGAHLLEIMATMDASFASETVLARADEGRAGWSTPELLRIRASRILARGDAARDSEAEAVLKTSLEIARRQRALAWELRSATTLAELWIRRDRRAEAFALLSAVHGRFTEGFDTPDLVRAAAVLRDAS
- a CDS encoding MFS transporter codes for the protein MQDADAIRNIGAREKTGAQVSPAGIGQQLGAFALTVGRYRWTICFILFLAATINYVDRQVIGVLKPDLTKLYGWSEKDYGNIVFWFQVAYAMGMLSMGWLMDKVGTKIGFAIAATIWGLAATGHVLATSVVGFKMARFGLGIGEAGMFPAAVKVIAHWFPKRERAFAMGLFNSGTNVGAIVTPLMLPMIVPAFGIGASFVVTGILALLWAGLWLAKYHPPEEHPKISETEMAWIKSDPVPNYPKIPWVRLLPWRQTWAFAIGKFLIDPIWWLYLFWVPSLLNQKYGLTLNKIGLPLVTIYLISDVGSIFGGWLSSTFIRRGWTINRSRKVAMILCACLVPPIVFAANVGSTWTAVLLIGLATAGHQGFSANLFTLTSDLFPTKAVGSVVGFGGMGGAIGGIFIAQLAGTVLQAMGPSGYYVLLLLPPMAYTLAIVSIHLLSPRLEPIRSEELPSGS
- a CDS encoding DUF2314 domain-containing protein, which codes for MKSNTPFWYPPLGVFGSLAMAKGLAAALDGVILDPQGPRLLPIRDIEEPLPAGGRAAIAKHIVCPMSDSDDGAMWVTTCGMKRFGLPNLEMRSVPPNLDSIDVVMNAVAHRVLFGAFKQQHESGHTLAEIVIPSEISITQHDMVDAFGGGRAAGGKTRVGLSFDGKGRGAMEPLITIRPPASFTGELGEWYYQMLDEFLEIPPAPAPVVPSSGDDALKRAHERAVREWPDVRERFLRELPPTRKLLVKRGFPKQGGGSEFMWVAVVAVQNGQITGMLANDSAYQNDLRAGKRVTFDEGELFDWMLVDGDRREGGYSNEALLRH